Proteins from a single region of Lysinibacillus sp. JNUCC-52:
- a CDS encoding glyceraldehyde-3-phosphate dehydrogenase, which produces MTVSVAINGFGRIGRMVFRQAIVQESLNIVAINASYPAETLAHLIKYDTNHGTFEGTIEPAGDALIVNGKRVQIISERDPLKLPWATMGVDIVIEATGKFNDREKAAMHLEAGAKKVILTAPGKNEDVTIVLGVNDEKLDVEKHDVISNASCTTNCLAPVAKVLNDTFGIESGLMTTVHAYTNDQKNLDNPHKDLRRARGCAQSIIPTSTGAAKALKLVLPELEGKIHGMALRVPTPNVSLVDLVVDLNTDVTVDSVNAAFVKAATEGPMKGILNFSIEPLVSSDYNTTTYSSTVDGLSTMVMGDRKVKVLAWYDNEWGYSARVVDLVKKVAKALETVSA; this is translated from the coding sequence ATGACAGTCTCAGTTGCTATTAACGGTTTCGGACGTATTGGACGTATGGTTTTCCGCCAAGCGATCGTACAGGAAAGTTTAAATATTGTTGCAATTAACGCAAGCTACCCAGCAGAAACGTTAGCACATTTGATAAAGTATGACACAAATCACGGAACATTCGAAGGTACGATTGAACCAGCGGGCGATGCATTAATTGTAAATGGTAAACGTGTCCAAATTATTAGCGAACGTGATCCACTAAAATTACCATGGGCTACAATGGGCGTAGATATTGTAATTGAAGCAACTGGTAAATTCAATGATCGTGAGAAAGCAGCTATGCATCTTGAAGCAGGCGCCAAAAAAGTTATTTTAACAGCACCTGGTAAAAACGAGGACGTTACAATTGTTTTAGGTGTAAACGATGAAAAGCTTGATGTTGAAAAACATGACGTAATTTCAAATGCTTCTTGTACAACAAACTGCTTAGCACCAGTTGCTAAAGTATTAAATGATACATTTGGTATCGAAAGCGGTTTAATGACAACAGTTCACGCATATACAAATGACCAAAAAAACTTAGATAATCCACATAAAGATTTACGTCGTGCACGCGGTTGTGCACAATCTATTATTCCAACTTCAACAGGTGCTGCCAAAGCATTGAAATTAGTGTTGCCGGAATTGGAAGGTAAAATTCATGGTATGGCACTTCGTGTTCCAACACCAAATGTATCGTTAGTAGACCTTGTTGTAGATTTAAATACAGATGTTACAGTAGATTCTGTCAATGCTGCATTTGTGAAAGCTGCAACTGAAGGGCCTATGAAAGGCATTTTAAACTTCTCAATCGAGCCACTTGTATCTTCTGATTACAACACAACAACATACTCATCAACAGTAGATGGACTTTCTACAATGGTGATGGGTGACCGTAAAGTAAAAGTACTTGCTTGGTACGACAACGAGTGGGGCTATTCTGCACGCGTAGTTGATTTAGTGAAAAAAGTTGCAAAAGCATTAGAAACAGTTAGCGCTTAA